Genomic segment of Umezawaea sp. Da 62-37:
AACCCGCCGTTCGCCGCCTGCACGCCGACCAGCCAGGTCAGCCCCTCGCGCGCGTCGAGGTTCTTCCCGTTGGCGCGCAACGCCTGCGTGACCAGCGCGGTCGCGTCGATGTCGCTCGCGCACGGCATGACCCCGAACGAGAGCGGGAAACCGCCGTCCGGGCACTGGGTGCCCACCAGGAAGTCCACCGCCGACGCGGGCGCGCCCGCGGACGTGCGGTCCAGCGCCAGCAGGGCGAGCGACTGCGTGAAGGCGTTGCTGTAGTCGCCGAACGCCGACCGGTCGGAGAACCGGCCCGACGGCGTGAGCAGGCCGCGGAGGCCGGTGGCCAGGTCGACCCCGCCGAAGGTCGCGGGGTCCTTCCCGGTCACCTCGGCGGCGAGCAGCAGCTTGGCGTGCGCGCCCGCGTACGCCTCGCCGTCGGAACCCAGGTAGCCCGCGGTGATCTCCGGCTTCGCCAGCCAGGCGATCGCGCGGTCGGCGAAGTCGTCGGAGGCGCGGGCGGCCGCGAACGCGAAGACCGCGTCGACGGTCGCGCCCTGGTCCGGGTACTTCACGCCACCGAAGTCGACCTCGACGCGTTCACCGTCCACCAGTTGGCGGGCGAGCCACCCGGCGGCGGCGTCGGCGCGGTCGTGAGTGGCCGAGGCGGTGGTGGTCGGAACGAACAAGGACACGGCGCACAGCAGTGCGACGGTGACGACACGACGTCTCATCGACGGTGATCCCTTTCCCGCGAGCCACGACAGGAGCTGGAGCGCACGCGCGGTGCGGGTGATCGGGCTCGCCGCGAGGAGCGGCACACCGTTGCGGGTCAGCGCCGGATTCCCACCGGACTTCCCCCGCACGCGCGCGATCTTCAGTTGACCTGCCAAGGGTGCCATCCACGGGCCGTGGATCAAGCACCCACCCCGGTCGACGAGTCCGAGCCTTCGGTGTGCCGCACCTCCGTGGAGTTGGGATGCCCCAACTCCACGGAGGGGGTCGGGCGGTGGGGCACAGCCAGGGCACGTCGGAATGGGTCAGGACCCGCGACGGACGGCGACCGCACGCGATGGCGCTCCCCGGCCCCTCGGCCCGACCGTCGTGTTCGAGGCGGGGGCCACGGCCACCCGCTCGTACCGGGCGCTGGTGCAGCGGCCCGTCGCCGAATTCGCTCGTGCCGTCGGTACGGCCCTCAGCGCGTTGCGACTGCCCAAACCGGCCTACCGCGACCTCCGCCGGGCCCTGCCAGACGACGCCCGACGCGACCTCGACCGCGAGGGCGTCATTCCCGGCGTGCTGCTCACCCCAAGAGGACGAGGGCGCCGTCGGGCACGAGCACCGGCATGATGCCGCGCGCCTCCGCGGCCAGGCGGAAGCGCCGCTCGATGTCGGGCTGTTCGGTGTAGGTGGGCGGGTTGTGGAAGAGGCCGTGGTGGATCGCGCACGCGCTGGTGGCGCCGAGCGCGACGGCGGCCTCGATCGCGTGCTCGGGAGTCATGGTGACCGGGACGGTGGCGTCGTAGCCCTCGAAGCGGGCGATGACGCCGTTGACGGGGACGAAGGCGAGGTCGAACGGGCCGTGGTCGCGGGCGATCCGCCACCAGTCGCCGTGCCACATGGTGTCGCCGCAGTGGATGATCCGGCGGCCGCCGCCCTCCACGATCCACGCGACCTGGTCGGAGTCGTGGCCGCGCCAGTCCAGTGAGGGCACCGGTGTCGCGGTGAACGGGCCGATCCGCCGCGGCTGGTCGATCTCCTGCGGGACCGGGTCGAGGCCCGCCTCCCGCAGGGCGGGTGCGACCGGCGTATGGCAGCCGATGGTGCCGGGGGCGGCGATGCGCGCGATCAGGTCGTGGTCGTAGTGGTCCGGGTGCAGGTGGGTGATCAGGGCGTGGGTCCCGGCGGGTGTGTCGACGGGCGGCAACGGCTGCCGGGGCCGCCCCATGACCGGGGCGAGCGGTTCGGCGTGCTCGAGCGGGTCGATCAGCAGGCGGGTGTCGTCGAGCCGGATCTCCACGCCCGCCCAGGCCAGGCGGCGCAGGTGGAGGGTGTCGGTGGTCATGCTGGACCTCCTGGTGCGGCAGGGTGCCGCGAGTCGTGGTGTGAG
This window contains:
- a CDS encoding prenyltransferase/squalene oxidase repeat-containing protein — its product is MRRRVVTVALLCAVSLFVPTTTASATHDRADAAAGWLARQLVDGERVEVDFGGVKYPDQGATVDAVFAFAAARASDDFADRAIAWLAKPEITAGYLGSDGEAYAGAHAKLLLAAEVTGKDPATFGGVDLATGLRGLLTPSGRFSDRSAFGDYSNAFTQSLALLALDRTSAGAPASAVDFLVGTQCPDGGFPLSFGVMPCASDIDATALVTQALRANGKNLDAREGLTWLVGVQAANGGFGVGTSAPNANSTGLAAQALWSGGRLLAAVKAKSFLRTLQVGCAGPVADRGAIAYDATGFDPLTAGRSTAQGVLGLAGVGLANLHSGGQHAAPVLTCP
- a CDS encoding MBL fold metallo-hydrolase, with protein sequence MTTDTLHLRRLAWAGVEIRLDDTRLLIDPLEHAEPLAPVMGRPRQPLPPVDTPAGTHALITHLHPDHYDHDLIARIAAPGTIGCHTPVAPALREAGLDPVPQEIDQPRRIGPFTATPVPSLDWRGHDSDQVAWIVEGGGRRIIHCGDTMWHGDWWRIARDHGPFDLAFVPVNGVIARFEGYDATVPVTMTPEHAIEAAVALGATSACAIHHGLFHNPPTYTEQPDIERRFRLAAEARGIMPVLVPDGALVLLG